A region from the Arvicola amphibius chromosome 12, mArvAmp1.2, whole genome shotgun sequence genome encodes:
- the Timm17a gene encoding mitochondrial import inner membrane translocase subunit Tim17-A — protein sequence MEEYAREPCPWRIVDDCGGAFTMGTIGGGIFQAFKGFRNSPVGVSHRLRGSLTAIKTRAPQLGGSFAVWGGLFSMIDCSMVQIRGKEDPWNSITSGALTGAILAARNGPVAMVGSAAMGGILLALIEGAGILLTRFASAQFPNGPQFAEDHSQLPSNQLPPSPFGDYRQYQ from the exons CCCCTGGCGAATCGTGGACGACTGTGGTGGAGCCTTTACCATGGGTACCATAGGTGGTGGCATCTTTCAAGCCTTCAAAGGCTTTCGAAATTCTCCAGTG gGAGTAAGCCACAGACTCCGAGGGAGTTTGACAGCTATTAAAACCAGGGCTCCACAATTGGGAG GTAGCTTTGCAGTTTGGGGAGGACTCTTTTCCATGATTGACTGTAGTATGGTTCAGATAAGAGGCAAAGAAGATCCCTGGAACTCCATCACTAGCGGTGCCTTAACCGGGGCCATCCTGGCAGCAAGAA ATGGACCGGTTGCCATGGTGGGGTCGGCTGCCATGGGAGGCATTCTCCTAGCTTTAATTGAAGGAGCTGGTATCTTGTTGACAAGGTTTGCTTCTGCACAGTTTCCCAATG GCCCTCAGTTTGCGGAAGACCACTCGCAGTTGCCGTCAAACCAGCTGCCGCCCTCACCCTTTGGAGACTACCGACAGTATCAATAG